CCGCCGCCGACCGGGATGCGGCGCGCGCCCGTCTCGCGGCCGCGGAGCACCTCACCGACCTCGCGGACTGCACCCTGGTCATCGAGGCCGTCCTGGAGCGACTGGACGTCAAACAGCAGCTCTTCCGGGAGCTGGAGGACATCGTCGTCGAGGACTGTCTGCTCGCCACCAACACCTCCTCCCTGTCGGTGACGGCCATCGCCGGCGCCCTGCGCCACCCGGGCCGCTTCGTGGGCCTGCACTTCTTCAACCCCGCCCCGCTGCTGCCGCTGGTCGAGGTCGTCTCCGGGTTCGCCACCGACGTCTCCTCGGCCACGCGCGCGTACGAGATGGCACGCGCGTGGGGCAAGACGCCGGTCGCCTGCGCCGACACCCCGGGCTTCATCGTCAACCGCATCGCGCGGCCCTTCTACGCCGAGGCGTTCGCGGTCTACGAGGCCCAGGGCGCCGAGCCCGCCACCATCGACGCGGTCCTGCGTGAGTGCGGCGGCTTCAAGATGGGCCCGTTCGAACTGACCGACCTGATCGGGCAGGACGTCAACGAGTCCGTGACGCACTCCGTGTGGCGGGCCTTCTTCCAGGACGTGCGCTTCACGCCCTCGCTGGCCCAGCAGCGTCTGGTCGAGTCGGGCCGGCTCGGCCGCAAGAGCGGACAGGGCTGGTACGACTACACGGACGGCGCCGAGCGCGACGAGCCGCACACCGCGGAGCCGGCCCAGGCGCCCGCGTACGTCGTCGCCGAGGGCGACCTGGGCCCCGCGTCCGAACTGCTCGCCCTCATCCGCGAGGCGGGCATTCCGGTCCGCGAGGACGAGGAGGACCACGGCACCCGGCTGGTCATGCCGAGTGGCGGCCAGCTCGCCCTCGCCGACGGGCAGACCTCGGTGGAGTTCCGGGACGTCGTCTACTTCGACCTCGCCCTCGACTACCGCAGGGCCACGCGCATCGCGCTGTCCGCCTCCCAGGACACCTCGCAGCAGACCCTCGCCGAGGCCGTCGGGCTCTTCCAGGCGCTCGGAAAGGACGTCAGCGTCATCGGTGACGTGCCCGGCATGATCGTCGCCCGCACGGTCGCCCGCATCGTCGACCTCGCGCACGACGCCGTCGCCAAGGGCGTGGCCACCCAGGAGGACATCGACACCGCGATGCGGCTCGGGGTGAACTATCCCCTCGGCCCGTTCGAGTGGAGCCGCAGGCTCGGCCGCAACTGGGCCTACGCCCTCCTCGACGACCTGCACCTGCGCGACCCCTCCGGGCGGTACGCACCCTCGCTCGCGCTGTACCGCCACGCGTACGCCTCCGACAAGCGGGAGGGCAGCACCTCATGACGACCGCCAAGCGGGACACGTACACCCCGGAGACGCTGCTGTCCGTCGCCGTCCAGATCTTCAACGAGCGCGGCTACGACGGCACCTCCATGGAGCACCTCTCCAAGGCGGCCGGTATCTCCAAGTCGTCGATCTACCACCATGTGTCCGGCAAGGAGGAGCTCCTGCGCCGGGCCGTCAGCCGGGCCCTGGACGGCCTCTTCGGGATCCTCGACGAGGAGCACGCGCGCGTGGGCCGTGCCTCCGCCCGCCTGGAGTACGTCGTGCGGCGCATGGTCGAGGTGCTGATCGCCGAACTCCCGTACGTCACCCTGCTGCTGCGTGTGCGCGGCAACACCGGCACCGAGCGCTGGGCCCTGGAGCGCCGCCGTGACTTCGACCACCAGGTCGCCGAGCTCCTGAAGGCGGCGGCCGCGGACGGCGACGTACGCGGCGACGTGGAGGTACGCCTCGCGACCCGCCTGGTCTTCGGCATGATCAACTCCATCGTGGAGTGGTACCGCCCGGACGGGCGAGGGATGAACGAGCGCGAAGTAGCCGACGCGGTGGCGCAGTTGGTGTTCTCGGGGCTGCGCGAACAGTCCTGACCTCAGCCCTGCGGTTCCAGGTCCTCCTCCTCGAATACCAGGAGGGTGCGGGTGCTGAGGACCTCCGGGATCGCCTGGAGGCGGGTCAGGACCAGCTCGCGCAGGGATCTGTTGTCGGACGTGTGGACGAGGAGCAGCACGTCGAAGTCCCCGCCGACCAGAGCGATGTGGGAGGCCCCGGGCAGCTGTCTGAGCTGTTCTCGGACCGTTCGCCAGGAGTTCTGGACGATCTTCAGGGTGATGTACGCCGAGGTGCCCTGGCCCGCGCGCTCGTGGTTGACGCGAGCTCCGAAGCCGCGGATGACGCCGTCCTCGACGAGCCGGTTGATCCGCGCGTAGGCGTTGGCGCGCGAGACATGGACCCGTTCGGCGACCGACCTTATCGACGCGCGGCCGTCCGCCTGGAGCATCTGGAGGATGTCCTGATCGATGGCGTCGAGCGGACGCGGGGGCGGGAGGGGGGCGCCGCTCTCCGGGCCTTCGGCCATTTGTTCAGATGCCATGTCCCCCCGCCTCCCTGTCATGGACGTACTGCGTTCATTGGAGGCTGTGGAGAACCGTTTGTCCACAGCCTGAGGGGGCCGGTAGCCAAAATGTGCCGACGACCGAACAATCGGTAGGTGAGGCGCTTCACACACCCGTGGTGCGCCACCAGCCGCTCCCACGAGGAGGTGCCGTCATGACGGTCATGGAGCAGCGGGGCGCGTACCGGCCAGCGCCGCCGCCCGCTTGGCAGCCCCGCACGGACCCCGCGCCCCTGCTGCCCGACGCGGAGCCACGACGCGTCCTCGGCACCGACGCGGCCGCGAAGGCCGACCCGGCCCTGCTGCGCCGCCTGTACGCCGAGCTGGTGCGCGGCCGCCGCTACAACACGCAGGCCACCGCCCTCACCAAGCAGGGCCGCCTCGCCGTGTACCCGTCCAGCACCGGACAGGAGGCCTGCGAGGTCGCCGCCGCGCTGGCCCTTCAGGACCGTGACTGGCTCTTCCCCAGTTACCGCGACACCCTCGCCGCCGTCGCCCGTGGCCTGGACCCCGTGCAGGCGCTGACCCTCCTGCGCGGCGACTGGCACACCGGCTACGACCCGCGCGAACACCGCGTGGCTCCCCTGTGCACCCCTCTCGCCACCCAGCTCCCGCACGCCGTCGGCCTCGCGCACGCCGCCGCGCCTCAAGGGCGACGACGTGGTCGCGCTCGCCATGGTCGGCGACGGCGGCACCAGCGAGGGCGACTTCCACGAGGCGCTGAACTTCGCCGCCGTCTGGCAGGCCCCGGTGGTCTTCCTGGTCCAGAACAACGGCTTCGCGATCTCCGTCCCGCTCGCCAAGCAGACCGCGGCCCCGTCGCTGGCCCACAAGGCCGTCGGCTACGGCATGCCGGGCCGGCTGGTCGACGGCAACGACGTGGCCGCCGTGCACGAGGTCCTCAGCGCCGCCGTACGCCACGCGCGCGCGGGCGGCGGCCCCACCCTGGTGGAGGCGATCACCTACCGCGTGGACGCCCACACCAACGCCGACGACGCGACCCGCTACCGCGGCGACGCCGAGGTCGAGACCTGGCGAGGGCACGACCCGATCGCCC
This portion of the Streptomyces canus genome encodes:
- a CDS encoding 3-hydroxyacyl-CoA dehydrogenase; the encoded protein is MTGLDLSSPVAVVGTGTMGQGIAQVALVAGHRVRLYDAAPGRAREAADAIGARLDRLVEKDRLTAADRDAARARLAAAEHLTDLADCTLVIEAVLERLDVKQQLFRELEDIVVEDCLLATNTSSLSVTAIAGALRHPGRFVGLHFFNPAPLLPLVEVVSGFATDVSSATRAYEMARAWGKTPVACADTPGFIVNRIARPFYAEAFAVYEAQGAEPATIDAVLRECGGFKMGPFELTDLIGQDVNESVTHSVWRAFFQDVRFTPSLAQQRLVESGRLGRKSGQGWYDYTDGAERDEPHTAEPAQAPAYVVAEGDLGPASELLALIREAGIPVREDEEDHGTRLVMPSGGQLALADGQTSVEFRDVVYFDLALDYRRATRIALSASQDTSQQTLAEAVGLFQALGKDVSVIGDVPGMIVARTVARIVDLAHDAVAKGVATQEDIDTAMRLGVNYPLGPFEWSRRLGRNWAYALLDDLHLRDPSGRYAPSLALYRHAYASDKREGSTS
- a CDS encoding TetR/AcrR family transcriptional regulator, which gives rise to MTTAKRDTYTPETLLSVAVQIFNERGYDGTSMEHLSKAAGISKSSIYHHVSGKEELLRRAVSRALDGLFGILDEEHARVGRASARLEYVVRRMVEVLIAELPYVTLLLRVRGNTGTERWALERRRDFDHQVAELLKAAAADGDVRGDVEVRLATRLVFGMINSIVEWYRPDGRGMNEREVADAVAQLVFSGLREQS
- a CDS encoding Lrp/AsnC family transcriptional regulator, with amino-acid sequence MAEGPESGAPLPPPRPLDAIDQDILQMLQADGRASIRSVAERVHVSRANAYARINRLVEDGVIRGFGARVNHERAGQGTSAYITLKIVQNSWRTVREQLRQLPGASHIALVGGDFDVLLLVHTSDNRSLRELVLTRLQAIPEVLSTRTLLVFEEEDLEPQG